The Cloacibacillus sp. An23 genome segment CCGGCGGAATCGTCGGCAACTTGGAGAACGGCACGGTGACGAACACCGCGAACTACGGCAGCGTGACGGCGAACGGCTGGACGGAAGACACATACAGATACCACACGGCTGAAACAGACAAAAATTCGGCCAACCTCAACGGAGCTGAGCTCTCTGACGGCGTCGCGTCCATAAACGTCAACGCCGCGAACGCGGGCGGCATCGCCGGAAAATCGAACGGCGGCACGATAACGAACGTCACGAACGAGGGCAGCGTGACCGCCGGACAAGGCACTCTTGACGGCGGCGCGAAATACTACACCGCTGGCAATGTCGGCGGTATCGTCGGACGCGCGGAAAACACGGCCATAACAAAAGCCGAAAACAAAGAAAACACAGTTGCGGGCGCGCATAACGCCGGCGGCATCGCGGGCTACCTTACGGGGAGCAGCTCGATAGACGGCGGCGTCAACAACGGCGGCGACATCACGGCGACAGGCGCGCGCAAGTACGGAGACATCGGCTTCGCCACGGAGTACGTTCGTTCGGACGCCGGCGCCAACGAAAAATTCATCGTCGGCAATATCGGCGGCATTGCCGGCTACGTCGAGGGCGGCAACGCGAAGGTGAGCAGCTCCGGCAACCGCGGCACTGTACATTCTGCTTACATAGACGGAGACGTAGTGCCGGATACCGCCAAAGCCGCGAACGTCGGAGGCGTAGTCGGGAAGATCGACAGCGACACGACGGGGACGGAAGAAATTCTCGATTCCATAAAAGGCGATTACGGCAACGCGACCGTCTCCAACTCCTACAACACGGGAGACGTGCAGGGCTACACGGGAGTCGGCGGCGTAGTCGGCATGATGTACAACGGCTCAGTCGCGGGGTCGTACAACCTCGGCTCGGTAAGCACCACGCGTCAGATCGCTGCAAGCGGCGGAACCAACATTGAGCCGCTCAACATGGGCGGCGTAGTCGGCGACACGACGGAACAGACGGACGCGCAGGCCGTCATCTACGACGTGTACAACGCGGGGCAGATAGGCGACGAGAACTTCACATACTTCGCGCGCCACGCCGGCGGCGTCGTAGGCCGCCTCTCGGGCTATCTCGAAAAGGCCTACAACACCGGCGACATATACAACAAGGACACGACCGTCGGAGGCGTCGTCGGCTGGTGGTACAACGGCGGCATAAAGGACGTATTCAACACCGGCAACATAACCGTCCGAGCCGGCACGGAGCTTCAGGTAGGCGGAATAGTCGGCGCGTCCAGCGCACAGAGCGGCTTAGAGCTTTCAAACGCATACAACCTCGGCACGATAAGGGGCTTTCAGGACTCCGGCGCAGCGATTATGGTGGGCGGCATAATCGGCAGGGTGCGCGGCGGCTACAACACTACCATCAGCAACGTCTACGCACTCGGCAACATCTATGCGGCGACACGCAATGCCGATGACAATTACCAGTCTACCGGGACGGGGCTGGGCGCGATATACGGCATAGGCGCGGGACAGAACATTGACGGCTACACTCCGAATCTTTCACACGCGAACTACATAAAGCCGGAAACCACCGGCACGGGGAACGACCAGTTCCGCAACCTCAGCAACAGCAACGGCAATAACGTCAAAATAATAGAATACGCGGACAGAGGCGACGCCGATAAATACGACCTCACCAAATTAGAAAAGCTCGACGGCGACGACTGGAGCGTAAACGACGGCGACTGGCGCATCTACGCAAACGGCACGCCGATACTGAACGCCTTCACGCCGAACATGGCGGCAAGCGACGGCTGGAAGGATACGGAAGGCATTACCGGCGTCCAGTACGGCACCGCCTATAACCCGTTGCTGACGATACTGAATGTCAGCGATAACGTCAGCTTCAACTGGGGCGGCCTCGGCCTGACGAGCGCGGGCGGCCTCGCGGTCTACGGCGGCGGCCTGACGCTCGACGGCTTCACCTCGGGCGGCGCCGGGCGTTATTTCGGCGGCACGCTCTACAGCGACGGAGCGCTTAATGTGAGCGGTACGAGCGGCGGATTCTTCAACCTCGGCAGCGCGGCGCGGCTCTACGGCTCGTCCGTAACGCTCGACTCGCAAGGCGGAGACATTACGTTATACGGCTCCGTGACCTCGACTAACGGCGGCATAACGATAAACGGCGGCGGCGTCGAGATACTCGGCTCGCTCACAGCGTCGAAGATCGGCAAAGATACGACGGTAAACGGCATAGCCGCAGGCGCGGAAATCAAGCACGACGACACCTCCGGCCTAAGCACCCCAGACAACGCGATGACGTCCGTCTCCGACATGCACTCCTTAACTGTAAAGGGAGATAAAGACGGCGACATCACAGTCAGCGCGCAGGGCGGCGCGGAGATTCTCTACGGCAACCTCGGAACCGGAAGCGTATCGGCTGGCGGTAATCTCTCCGTGACGAGCGCAAACGGAGCCGTATATGCCGACTCCGACGTAAGCGGCGTGAACGGGAACATCTCGCTCGAGGCCGGCGGCGAAGCCCTGCTCGACATCACGAACGTGGCGAAGGCCAACGCCGGCGAAGACGACCCGAACGGCACGAACGCGCTGCATACGTTCCTGGACAACTACAGCGGCGAGAACGGCAAAACGATAACGCTCAAAAGCGCCAACGACGACGTAATAATAGCGATAGACATGTGGGAAGACAGTGAGGGCGCGTTCGGCCTCGGCAAGTACGACATAACCGGCGGCGCGAAACTGACGGACGCACTGAGCGATCTCAACCTCGGCGGGCTGAAAGCGGAAGAAGCCGTCCGCATCTGGGTCGGCGACGCGGAACAGCTCAAGGGCATACAGACTTACGCGGAAAGCAACAAAGACAGCAAAATTCTCGGCTACAATTTCGCGCTCAGGGACAACATCGACGCGAGCGCGCTCACAGGCTTCACGTCAATCGGCAAGGACGCGGCGAACGGCTTCTCCGGCGTATTCGACGGGCGCGGCTTCCGCGTCATCGGGCTGACCGCCGAGGGAGAAAACGCCGGCATATTCGACACGCTGACAGGCACGGTGCATGACCTCCGCGTCTACTCCTCCACGTTCAGCGGCACGGACAACGCGGGCGCGATAGCGGGCGTCAACAAGGGCGAGATAACCGGCGTCACGACCTTCGGCAACCACGTCGAAGCCGCAGGCGCGGCGGGCGGCATAGCGGGCGTCAACTCAGGCACGATAGCCGCATCCAACGCCTCCGACTCCGTGATCGCTAACGGCGCAAATGCCTCCGCTGGCGGCGTCGCCGGTATCAACAATGAGAAGGGCGAGATAGGCGCGGACGGCTCACAGGTAACGGCGGACAGCGCGGTAACGTCCGGCGCAAACGGCGCGGCGGCCCTCGGCGGCGTCGCCGGCGACAACAAAGGCAGCGTGCTGCTCGCCAACAGCCTCGGCGTGACCAACGGCGCGGGCGCGGACAACATCGGCGGCATAGCCGGCGTCAACTCCGGCGAGATGAAAAGCCTCTACAACGAAAGCATAGTGACCGGTAAAACCGACACAGGCGGCGTCGCCGGAACCAACAGCGGCACGATAACCAACGCCGTCAACGCGACGAACGTCACCGGCACGGAAGAAAACACCGGCGGCCTCGTCGGGAAAAACTCCGGCACGGTGGACAGCGGCCGCAACGCGGGCGTTGTAACCGGCGTCAAGAACGTAGGCGGCATGGTCGGCCACAACGCGGACAAGGGCGCGGCGCTTAAGAACCTATCCAACGCCATAAACGCCTCGATAAACGGGCAGACCAACGTCGGGGGAATAGCCGGAACCAACGACGGAACGATCAACAACGAAAACGCGCTCGTCAACGAAGGCACCGTAACGGGAACTACGAACGTCGGCGGCATCGCGGGGATGAACAACGGCACTATACAGAACGTAGATAACCAGACGCTCGTCCTAGAAACCGACGGCGCCGGGGGGCAATACTTCGGCGGCATCGCGGGCGTCAACAACGGCACAATAACAGACGCGACGAACACGAGCAGCGTTACCGCGAGCGGCGCGGCGTTCGTCGGCGGAATCGCCGGACAGAACGGAGAAGACGGACTGCTTCTCGGCGAGCTGACCAACGAAGGCAGCGTCACCGGCAAAGGCAGCGTAGGCGGCCTCGTAGGCTCGAACAGCAACGATGAGCTGCTCAAGGGCACGGCGGGCAAGCGCATCACCGTCACCAACAAGGGCACCGTAACCGCAACCGAAGGCAGCGCGGGCGGCATATTCTACGAGAACACGGGAAACATAGAATACGCCGACCTAACGAACACCGGCACAGTCATCGGGAAGCAGCAGTCCAACACGGGCGGCCTCTTCGGAATCAACAGAGGAAACATCACAAATTCGACGCTCGCCAACAGCGGCACGGTTGAAGGCGGCAAAAACACCGGCGGCCTCATAGGCAGCAACAGCGGAAACGTGTCGAGCTCCACGCTGATAAACACAGCGGACGCCGTAGTCAACGGCGGCGATAACACCGGCGGACTGATAGGCTGCAATACAGGCGAGATAGCGGGCGGACGCAACGAGAATGATACTATGTACGCCGACCGCATCGTCAACAACGGAAACGTCAAAGGCGGCGACAGCACCGGCGGCCTCATCGGCTACAACGCGGAAGACGGCTCGCTCTACGCGGCTTACAACACCGGCGGCGTGAAGGGCGATAACAACGTAGGCGGCGTCGTAGGGACTAACGCGGGAACCGTCAGTTCCGTATTCAACACGATAATGACGAAGGACGGACAGGGCGAAGAAGTCGCGGGCGCGTCGAACGCCGGCGGCATCGTCGGGAACAACAGCGGCACGCTGACCGATGCCTACAACACGACCGCGGTCGCGGCGAACGGCACGAAAGGCAGCGCAGTCGGCGAAAACAGCGGCACCATAAAGAACGTCTACGCGACGAACACGGACGGAAAGCTCATAGGCCAGACGACCGACGGCGGGAGTGCGCAAAACGTCTACACCTTCGCCGCGGACGACGGCTCCGCGGCATACATAGGCGGCGACGCGCAGAAGCAGAGCGGAAGCTACGACGGCTTCGACTTCACCGGAACGTGGAAAAACTACGACGGCTGGTCGATGCCGATGCTCGCCGTGTTCCTGACGAAAGCCCAGTACAACGACAATAGCGACCTCACATACAACGCGGGCGAACAGAAGGCCGACGGCAGTTTCACGGCGGCGGACGGACTGACAGCCAATGAGAACACCGGAAACCAGCTTCTTCTACAGACCGCCCACAAGGACGCAGGTCAGCATATGGCTTATTATTCGAGCCAGATAGCCTCTTCCACCGACGATGATGGAACATTCAACCCCAACAACCTCGGCTATGACATCGATAATAACAGCTATACGATAAAGAAGGCGCAGCTCGACGTAATCCTCAACGACATTTACCGCACGTATGGAGACGCCGCGATGTACGATAAAGACGGCAATGCGACGGACTACGGCCTCTCGCTCAGAACGGGGCTTAACGAGGCGATGCTGGCCGAGCTTGCCGGAGGGCTCTCTATGTCTGATGTCATCGACGGCGCAGTCCACGGCCTCGCAAACGGCAAAACCACTAACAACGCAGGGACATACGCTTGGAGCGCCCTCGTAACGCTGGCTCAAAGCCTCACAAAGAATTACCAGCTTGACGCGAACGGGGCCAGTTCCATGCGGGCCGGCGGCGGCAGCTCTTACGTCAACAAGGCCGGCGTAACAATCAGCGTCAATGACGCCTCAACGACCTACGGAACGGCGTTCGACAAGAACGGCTATGGGCTGACCTTCGGCGGATTGGTAAACGGCGACACGGCGGACGGTCTGCTCACGGAAATCGGCGACGTGGAATACACTAACACTGCGGCGCTCGGCGGCACGGATGGGAAATGGACGGCGAACGCCGGAGACCATGAAAACGCTGTTGGTGTAACCGGCGTCGGCGAGCTCAAGAATTACAATATCGTCGAGATAAACAACGGCGACGCACACATTGAAAAGGCATCGCTCACGATCACCGCCGACGACCAGAACGTCATGCCAGGCGTCAAGCCGTCGTATACCGGAACGACGCCGGAGCGGCTCGCCGCAATGCTCGTGAACGGCGACAAACCCGGCGGATTCAGCTACGTTTTCGGCGTCGCGGACGAGAGCATCGAAGGGCTTCCGGGCTTCTATCCCGGCGCCGTCGGGCTGTTCGCCGGCGGAGATTTCTACGGCGGCGGCGTTTACGACTGGAGCGCGCTCAGCCCCGTATTCGCAAACTACGACGTGACAGTGGTCCCTGGCTCGCTGACAGTCGTCGCGCCCTACAATCACGGACACCTCCACGGCAACGGATGGA includes the following:
- a CDS encoding filamentous hemagglutinin N-terminal domain-containing protein, with protein sequence MIKQKLKKAAAFAVLFCFTSLTGAQPLYAIPANTQLPTVDNSFTPIGGVNIPGINEIQNNTMNITQTDITSVIKWENFSIGADATVNFTGPKDGFNSLNFVNSGAVSEIYGQLNALGGNIFIANPAGVSIGNSAQINVGSLYVTNREIDERALLNTLTGTSGTDDIRAFIAKQNAQGTAELMSLGSIISTNNKVTFDGDRIVIDADRLYTKSDGTKMMNVETNAITGLTVHTSDADKLILGYSAYDGSTYANKDKTFTLNVNSTANGAKSNSAQGYMWVENAEQLQAMNTNLNGWYALRNSIDANATANFTSIGTAYNSAFSGRLDGLDYSIFGLNISVAGNGPAGLFGYTNGAHIRNFTLNSGSVSGNTLVGSAVGHARGGVIENITNTLTVSGNRQVGGIVGYTDNVAMSNLINTGTVTGDISGNSIGGIVGYMYGGALGGTTYNLGGVSGGHDVGGIVGYAYGATIGGGEFRIYNQLNVTGQYDAGGIVGNLENGTVTNTANYGSVTANGWTEDTYRYHTAETDKNSANLNGAELSDGVASINVNAANAGGIAGKSNGGTITNVTNEGSVTAGQGTLDGGAKYYTAGNVGGIVGRAENTAITKAENKENTVAGAHNAGGIAGYLTGSSSIDGGVNNGGDITATGARKYGDIGFATEYVRSDAGANEKFIVGNIGGIAGYVEGGNAKVSSSGNRGTVHSAYIDGDVVPDTAKAANVGGVVGKIDSDTTGTEEILDSIKGDYGNATVSNSYNTGDVQGYTGVGGVVGMMYNGSVAGSYNLGSVSTTRQIAASGGTNIEPLNMGGVVGDTTEQTDAQAVIYDVYNAGQIGDENFTYFARHAGGVVGRLSGYLEKAYNTGDIYNKDTTVGGVVGWWYNGGIKDVFNTGNITVRAGTELQVGGIVGASSAQSGLELSNAYNLGTIRGFQDSGAAIMVGGIIGRVRGGYNTTISNVYALGNIYAATRNADDNYQSTGTGLGAIYGIGAGQNIDGYTPNLSHANYIKPETTGTGNDQFRNLSNSNGNNVKIIEYADRGDADKYDLTKLEKLDGDDWSVNDGDWRIYANGTPILNAFTPNMAASDGWKDTEGITGVQYGTAYNPLLTILNVSDNVSFNWGGLGLTSAGGLAVYGGGLTLDGFTSGGAGRYFGGTLYSDGALNVSGTSGGFFNLGSAARLYGSSVTLDSQGGDITLYGSVTSTNGGITINGGGVEILGSLTASKIGKDTTVNGIAAGAEIKHDDTSGLSTPDNAMTSVSDMHSLTVKGDKDGDITVSAQGGAEILYGNLGTGSVSAGGNLSVTSANGAVYADSDVSGVNGNISLEAGGEALLDITNVAKANAGEDDPNGTNALHTFLDNYSGENGKTITLKSANDDVIIAIDMWEDSEGAFGLGKYDITGGAKLTDALSDLNLGGLKAEEAVRIWVGDAEQLKGIQTYAESNKDSKILGYNFALRDNIDASALTGFTSIGKDAANGFSGVFDGRGFRVIGLTAEGENAGIFDTLTGTVHDLRVYSSTFSGTDNAGAIAGVNKGEITGVTTFGNHVEAAGAAGGIAGVNSGTIAASNASDSVIANGANASAGGVAGINNEKGEIGADGSQVTADSAVTSGANGAAALGGVAGDNKGSVLLANSLGVTNGAGADNIGGIAGVNSGEMKSLYNESIVTGKTDTGGVAGTNSGTITNAVNATNVTGTEENTGGLVGKNSGTVDSGRNAGVVTGVKNVGGMVGHNADKGAALKNLSNAINASINGQTNVGGIAGTNDGTINNENALVNEGTVTGTTNVGGIAGMNNGTIQNVDNQTLVLETDGAGGQYFGGIAGVNNGTITDATNTSSVTASGAAFVGGIAGQNGEDGLLLGELTNEGSVTGKGSVGGLVGSNSNDELLKGTAGKRITVTNKGTVTATEGSAGGIFYENTGNIEYADLTNTGTVIGKQQSNTGGLFGINRGNITNSTLANSGTVEGGKNTGGLIGSNSGNVSSSTLINTADAVVNGGDNTGGLIGCNTGEIAGGRNENDTMYADRIVNNGNVKGGDSTGGLIGYNAEDGSLYAAYNTGGVKGDNNVGGVVGTNAGTVSSVFNTIMTKDGQGEEVAGASNAGGIVGNNSGTLTDAYNTTAVAANGTKGSAVGENSGTIKNVYATNTDGKLIGQTTDGGSAQNVYTFAADDGSAAYIGGDAQKQSGSYDGFDFTGTWKNYDGWSMPMLAVFLTKAQYNDNSDLTYNAGEQKADGSFTAADGLTANENTGNQLLLQTAHKDAGQHMAYYSSQIASSTDDDGTFNPNNLGYDIDNNSYTIKKAQLDVILNDIYRTYGDAAMYDKDGNATDYGLSLRTGLNEAMLAELAGGLSMSDVIDGAVHGLANGKTTNNAGTYAWSALVTLAQSLTKNYQLDANGASSMRAGGGSSYVNKAGVTISVNDASTTYGTAFDKNGYGLTFGGLVNGDTADGLLTEIGDVEYTNTAALGGTDGKWTANAGDHENAVGVTGVGELKNYNIVEINNGDAHIEKASLTITADDQNVMPGVKPSYTGTTPERLAAMLVNGDKPGGFSYVFGVADESIEGLPGFYPGAVGLFAGGDFYGGGVYDWSALSPVFANYDVTVVPGSLTVVAPYNHGHLHGNGWSRIINFAERKAEIHFRDGGMLYDSGI